Proteins encoded within one genomic window of Sphaerotilus montanus:
- a CDS encoding RidA family protein gives MNVLLPPGWPRPRGYANGVTARGRMVFVAGMIGWDAQGVFHTDDLAGQVRQALQNIVDVLAAGDAKPEHIVRMTWYVTDKTEYVAAYPEIGRAFRELIGCYNAVMTAVEVSALVEDRAKVEIEVTAVVPD, from the coding sequence ATGAACGTTCTGCTCCCCCCCGGCTGGCCGCGCCCGCGCGGTTATGCCAACGGCGTCACCGCCCGCGGCCGCATGGTCTTCGTCGCCGGCATGATCGGCTGGGACGCGCAGGGCGTGTTCCACACCGACGACCTCGCCGGCCAGGTGCGCCAGGCGCTGCAGAACATCGTGGACGTGCTCGCCGCGGGTGACGCCAAGCCCGAACACATCGTGCGCATGACCTGGTACGTCACCGACAAGACCGAATACGTGGCCGCCTACCCCGAGATCGGCCGCGCGTTCCGCGAGCTGATCGGCTGCTACAACGCGGTGATGACGGCGGTCGAGGTCAGCGCGCTGGTCGAGGACCGGGCGAAGGTCGAGATCGAGGTCACGGCCGTCGTGCCGGACTGA
- a CDS encoding alpha/beta hydrolase, which translates to MTPNYPAIYREFTDQAQIDAQYNPSLPVADPAAEMQHFVTQAQRARATLRDVPDVRYGPTLAETLDIYPAEQPNAPVFVFIHGGYWRALSSKEFAGIALGLQPLGITSVLINYALCPAVTIDEITRQTRAALAWVLQHIHEHGGDPTRVAIGGHSAGGHLTAMALQTRWAEDYGLPADPFKAAVLVSGLYDLAPLRYSYLQPKIQLDDGVIRRNSPAFGVRPCTTPIHITWGGAETSEFARQSQVFHDAWQAAGNTSKLAPVPGANHFSAIHGFETPDGHLARWLADALA; encoded by the coding sequence ATGACCCCGAACTACCCCGCGATCTACCGCGAATTCACCGACCAGGCGCAGATCGACGCCCAGTACAACCCCTCGCTGCCGGTGGCCGATCCCGCCGCCGAGATGCAGCACTTCGTCACCCAGGCGCAGCGGGCGCGGGCCACGCTGCGCGATGTGCCGGACGTGCGCTACGGGCCGACGCTGGCCGAGACGCTCGACATCTATCCCGCCGAACAGCCGAACGCGCCCGTGTTCGTCTTCATCCACGGCGGCTACTGGCGGGCGCTGTCGTCCAAGGAGTTCGCCGGCATCGCGCTCGGGCTGCAGCCGCTGGGCATCACGTCCGTGCTGATCAACTACGCGCTGTGCCCGGCGGTGACGATCGACGAGATCACGCGCCAGACCCGCGCCGCGCTGGCCTGGGTGCTGCAGCACATCCACGAACACGGCGGCGATCCGACCCGCGTGGCGATCGGCGGTCACTCGGCGGGCGGGCACCTGACGGCGATGGCGCTGCAGACCCGCTGGGCCGAGGACTACGGGCTGCCGGCCGATCCGTTCAAGGCGGCGGTGCTGGTCAGCGGGCTGTACGACCTCGCGCCGCTGCGTTACAGCTACCTGCAGCCGAAGATCCAGCTCGACGACGGCGTGATTCGCCGCAACTCGCCCGCGTTTGGCGTGCGGCCCTGCACGACGCCGATCCACATCACCTGGGGCGGCGCCGAGACGAGCGAGTTCGCGCGGCAGTCGCAGGTGTTCCACGACGCCTGGCAGGCCGCGGGCAACACGTCCAAGCTGGCGCCCGTGCCCGGTGCGAACCATTTCAGCGCCATCCACGGCTTCGAGACGCCCGACGGCCACCTCGCCCGCTGGCTGGCCGATGCCCTTGCCTGA
- the kynU gene encoding kynureninase, with translation MTPPITRDTCAALDAADTLAPLRDQFDLPEGVIYLDGNSLGVLPRATAGRVQDVIRREWGQDLIQSWNKAGWIDYPQRVGDKIARLVGGQPGEVIAADSTSLNLYKVLSVALASVRASDPDGRRRVIVSERDNFPTDLYIAESLARQHGFTLRLVETDEIAAQLTGTAGDALAVLMLTHVNYRTGRQHAMADVTAAAHAAGALVVWDLAHSAGAVPVDLNGCDADFAIGCGYKYLNGGPGSPAFLWVHPRHLARLGGDGKDALWQPLAGWMGHAAPFEFTPGYRPAAGVTGFLCGTPSAIALAALECGVDTVLAAEALGGMAAVRAKSLALTDLFSALVAQRCAGHGLTLQTPTEPALRGSQVSLYRDEGAYAIVQALIARGVVGDYRAPGILRFGFTPLYLRFADVWDAVEHLVQVLQTGEWREERFHQRAAVT, from the coding sequence ATGACACCTCCCATCACCCGTGACACCTGCGCCGCGCTGGACGCGGCCGACACGCTGGCGCCGCTGCGCGACCAGTTCGACCTGCCCGAGGGCGTGATCTACCTCGACGGGAACTCGCTCGGCGTGCTGCCACGCGCCACCGCGGGCCGCGTGCAGGACGTGATCCGCCGCGAGTGGGGACAGGATTTGATCCAGAGCTGGAACAAGGCCGGCTGGATCGACTACCCGCAGCGCGTCGGCGACAAGATCGCCCGGCTCGTCGGCGGCCAGCCCGGCGAGGTGATCGCCGCGGATTCGACCTCGCTGAACCTCTACAAGGTGCTGAGCGTGGCGCTGGCCAGCGTGCGCGCGTCGGATCCGGACGGACGCCGCCGCGTCATCGTCTCCGAGCGCGACAACTTCCCGACCGACCTCTACATCGCCGAAAGCCTCGCCCGGCAGCATGGCTTCACGCTGCGGCTGGTCGAAACCGACGAGATCGCCGCGCAACTGACCGGCACGGCGGGCGACGCACTCGCCGTGCTGATGCTCACCCACGTCAACTACCGCACCGGCCGCCAGCACGCGATGGCCGACGTCACCGCCGCCGCGCACGCCGCGGGCGCGCTGGTGGTGTGGGACCTGGCGCATTCGGCGGGCGCGGTGCCGGTGGACTTGAACGGCTGCGACGCGGACTTCGCGATCGGCTGTGGCTACAAGTACCTCAACGGCGGCCCGGGTTCGCCCGCGTTCCTGTGGGTGCATCCGCGGCACCTCGCCCGGCTCGGCGGCGACGGGAAAGATGCGCTGTGGCAGCCACTCGCAGGCTGGATGGGCCACGCAGCGCCGTTCGAGTTCACGCCCGGCTACCGGCCGGCGGCGGGCGTGACCGGTTTCCTGTGCGGCACCCCGTCGGCGATCGCGCTGGCGGCGCTGGAGTGCGGCGTGGACACGGTGCTGGCGGCCGAGGCGCTGGGCGGCATGGCGGCGGTGCGGGCCAAGTCGCTCGCGCTGACCGATCTGTTCAGCGCGCTGGTGGCGCAGCGCTGCGCGGGCCACGGCCTGACGCTGCAGACGCCGACCGAGCCCGCGCTGCGCGGCAGCCAGGTGAGCCTCTACCGCGACGAGGGTGCCTACGCGATCGTGCAGGCGCTGATCGCGCGCGGCGTGGTCGGTGACTACCGGGCGCCGGGCATCCTGCGCTTCGGGTTCACGCCGCTGTATCTGCGCTTCGCCGATGTCTGGGACGCGGTGGAGCACCTGGTGCAGGTGCTGCAGACCGGCGAGTGGCGGGAAGAACGTTTCCATCAACGGGCCGCCGTGACCTGA
- the kynA gene encoding tryptophan 2,3-dioxygenase — translation MTDQKRTEQIVAEEGAQLDFSRDMSYGDYLHLDQILSAQHPLSPAHDELLFIVQHQTSELWMKLMLHELRAAIRSVAGDDLHSAFKMLSRVSRIMEQLVGAWSVLSTMTPPEYTAIRPYLSNSSGFQSAQYRCIEFALGNKNAAMLKPHAHHPARLAEVDAAWRAPSVYDEALRLMKRSGIDMPADRLERDWTLPYEASDAVHQAWLVVYRDPKQHWDLYQLGEKLVDLEDAFRLWRFRHVTTVERVIGFKRGTGGTGGVSYLRKMLDVVLFPELWRIRTEL, via the coding sequence ATGACCGACCAGAAACGCACCGAACAGATCGTGGCGGAAGAGGGCGCCCAGCTCGATTTCAGCCGCGACATGAGCTACGGCGACTACCTGCACCTCGACCAGATCCTGAGCGCGCAGCACCCGCTGTCGCCCGCGCACGACGAGCTGCTGTTCATCGTCCAGCACCAGACCAGCGAGCTGTGGATGAAGCTGATGCTGCACGAGCTGCGCGCCGCGATCCGCAGCGTGGCCGGCGACGACCTGCACAGCGCGTTCAAGATGCTCAGCCGCGTCAGCCGGATCATGGAGCAGCTCGTCGGCGCGTGGAGCGTGCTGTCCACGATGACGCCGCCCGAGTACACGGCGATCCGGCCCTACCTGTCGAACTCCAGCGGCTTCCAGAGCGCGCAGTACCGCTGCATCGAGTTCGCGCTCGGCAACAAGAACGCCGCGATGCTCAAGCCGCACGCGCACCACCCGGCGCGGCTGGCCGAAGTGGACGCCGCGTGGCGGGCGCCGTCGGTGTACGACGAGGCGCTGCGGCTGATGAAGCGCAGCGGGATCGACATGCCGGCGGATCGACTGGAACGCGACTGGACCTTGCCCTATGAAGCCAGCGACGCGGTGCATCAGGCGTGGCTCGTCGTCTACCGCGACCCGAAACAGCACTGGGATCTCTACCAGCTCGGCGAGAAGCTGGTCGATCTGGAAGACGCCTTCCGGCTGTGGCGCTTCCGGCATGTGACGACCGTGGAGCGCGTGATCGGCTTCAAGCGCGGTACGGGCGGCACGGGCGGGGTGAGCTACCTGCGCAAGATGCTGGACGTGGTGCTGTTCCCGGAACTGTGGCGGATCCGCACGGAGCTTTGA
- a CDS encoding PRC-barrel domain-containing protein produces the protein MKKHFSSRTAHLMFATLTAVGALCITGSATAQVAGGTTTVDTSVTESTKLAMGWSVKKTLMGKTIYNDAGEKVGKVEDLIISPDKSVSYVIVGAGGFIGIGRHDVAIPVTQIQDKAGKLVMAGATKDMIKAMSKFTYTTDTSRRDAFVTAADKDIAKGKEAVAGLEKKAGMAATEAKAKIDLDLAALRLDVKTAETRLAEMKQATAARWTEFEASVSAATARLRKSTEKAAG, from the coding sequence ATGAAAAAGCACTTTTCCAGCCGGACCGCCCACCTGATGTTCGCCACGCTGACCGCCGTGGGCGCGCTGTGCATCACCGGATCTGCCACCGCCCAGGTCGCTGGCGGCACCACCACGGTGGACACCAGCGTCACCGAGTCGACCAAGCTGGCGATGGGCTGGAGCGTCAAGAAGACGCTGATGGGCAAGACCATCTACAACGACGCTGGCGAGAAAGTCGGCAAGGTGGAAGACCTGATCATCTCGCCGGACAAGAGCGTGTCCTACGTGATCGTCGGTGCGGGCGGCTTCATCGGCATCGGCCGCCACGACGTGGCGATCCCGGTCACGCAGATCCAGGACAAGGCGGGCAAGCTCGTGATGGCCGGCGCCACCAAGGACATGATCAAGGCCATGTCGAAGTTCACGTACACGACGGACACGAGCCGGCGCGATGCCTTCGTCACGGCCGCCGACAAGGACATCGCCAAGGGCAAGGAGGCGGTCGCCGGTCTCGAAAAGAAAGCCGGCATGGCCGCCACCGAGGCCAAGGCCAAGATCGACCTGGACCTCGCGGCGCTTCGGCTGGACGTGAAGACGGCGGAAACCAGGCTCGCCGAGATGAAGCAGGCCACCGCGGCGCGCTGGACGGAGTTCGAGGCCAGCGTCAGTGCGGCCACGGCCCGCCTGCGCAAGTCGACCGAGAAGGCCGCGGGCTGA
- a CDS encoding molybdopterin-dependent oxidoreductase, protein MSTHRTAHRICPLCEACCGLVLDIERDTQGVEHIATIRGDDSDPFSRGYLCPKAVALKDLHDDPDRLRQPLIRRNGRHEPATWDEAFAEIARGLGDVQARHGRGAVGITLGNPIVHKLGLTLTVPTLVKSLGTKHVYSASTLDQIPRQLACGLLYGHWFSVPVPDIDRTDWLLVIGANPVASNGSMWTVPDFRGRAKALRQRGGRLVVIDPRRTETAKVADEYLPIRPGADVFLLAAMVHTLFAEGLVRLGAAASVVSTEDVEAVRAAVAAFAPDVVADRCAIPAETIRRLARELAAAPRAAVYGRIGTNGQTFGTLSAWLIDVLNVLTGRLDAEGGVMFPKAAALAANTMGPPGIGRGVTTGRHHSRVSGAPEVIGEWPITCLAEEIETPATSPEQPAVKALITVASNPVLSAPGSPRLAAALDTLDFMVSVDIYLNETTRHADVILPGRSPLEDGHFDVAFGQLSMRNHVRYSPPVGLADSGQPAEWEILLRLSEIAQGRGPGGMVDVAALDDRLARQEAERFAGDRAEQAFAEASRWRGPERRLDLALRAGPHGDDFGRRPGGVRLAALLDAPSGIDLGALAPRLPEVLRTPSGRVDLAPPMLLADLPRALAALREPAPPLVIIGRRDVRSNNSWMHNLPTLAKGPFRGAMQVHPVDAQRLGLAEGASACVRRADDAGHHDRHITVQVHVDDSVMPGVVCLPHGWGHDQPGTRLHVAAERPGANLNAVLDERLRDPLSGNAVLSGVAVVVEALSRSAAHR, encoded by the coding sequence ATGTCCACCCACCGCACCGCCCACCGCATCTGCCCGCTGTGCGAGGCCTGCTGCGGCCTCGTGCTCGACATCGAACGCGACACGCAAGGTGTCGAGCACATCGCCACCATCCGCGGCGACGACAGCGATCCGTTCAGCCGCGGCTACCTCTGCCCGAAGGCGGTCGCGCTGAAAGACCTGCATGACGATCCGGACCGCCTACGCCAGCCGCTGATCCGGCGCAACGGACGGCATGAACCCGCCACCTGGGACGAGGCGTTTGCCGAGATCGCGCGCGGTCTGGGCGACGTGCAGGCCCGCCACGGCCGCGGCGCGGTCGGCATCACGCTCGGCAACCCGATCGTGCACAAGCTCGGGCTGACGCTGACCGTGCCGACGCTGGTGAAATCGCTCGGCACGAAGCACGTCTATTCCGCCTCCACGCTTGACCAGATCCCGCGCCAGCTCGCTTGCGGGCTGCTGTATGGCCACTGGTTCAGCGTGCCGGTGCCTGACATCGACCGCACCGACTGGCTGCTGGTGATCGGCGCCAACCCGGTGGCGAGCAACGGCAGCATGTGGACGGTGCCGGATTTCCGCGGGCGGGCGAAGGCCTTGCGGCAGCGTGGCGGGCGGCTGGTGGTGATCGACCCGCGCCGCACGGAAACGGCCAAGGTTGCCGACGAGTACCTGCCGATCCGCCCCGGCGCGGACGTGTTCCTGCTCGCCGCGATGGTGCACACGCTGTTCGCGGAAGGGCTGGTGCGGCTTGGCGCGGCGGCGTCGGTGGTGAGCACGGAGGATGTCGAGGCCGTTCGAGCGGCGGTGGCGGCGTTCGCGCCGGACGTTGTTGCAGATCGGTGTGCGATTCCAGCTGAAACCATCCGCCGCCTCGCCCGCGAACTGGCCGCCGCGCCGCGGGCCGCTGTCTACGGCCGCATCGGCACCAACGGGCAAACCTTCGGCACGCTGTCGGCGTGGTTGATCGACGTGCTCAACGTGCTGACCGGGCGGCTGGACGCCGAGGGTGGCGTGATGTTCCCGAAGGCGGCGGCGCTGGCGGCCAACACGATGGGGCCTCCGGGGATCGGCCGCGGCGTCACCACGGGCCGCCACCACAGCCGCGTCAGCGGCGCGCCCGAAGTGATCGGGGAATGGCCGATCACCTGCCTGGCCGAGGAAATCGAGACCCCCGCCACCTCGCCCGAGCAGCCCGCCGTGAAGGCGCTGATCACGGTGGCGTCCAACCCGGTGCTGTCGGCGCCCGGCAGCCCGAGGCTCGCGGCGGCGCTGGACACGCTCGACTTCATGGTCAGCGTGGACATCTACCTGAACGAGACGACACGCCACGCCGACGTGATCCTGCCCGGCCGTTCGCCGCTGGAGGATGGGCATTTCGACGTCGCCTTCGGGCAGTTGTCGATGCGCAACCACGTGCGGTACAGCCCGCCGGTCGGGTTGGCGGACTCCGGGCAGCCGGCGGAGTGGGAGATCCTGCTGCGCCTGAGCGAGATCGCGCAGGGGCGCGGGCCGGGTGGCATGGTCGATGTGGCCGCGCTGGACGATCGGCTCGCGCGTCAGGAGGCCGAGCGGTTCGCGGGCGACCGGGCCGAACAGGCGTTTGCCGAGGCGTCGCGCTGGCGCGGGCCGGAGCGGCGGCTGGACCTGGCCTTGCGTGCCGGGCCGCACGGAGACGATTTCGGGCGCAGGCCGGGCGGCGTGCGGCTGGCGGCGCTGCTGGACGCGCCGTCCGGCATCGACCTCGGCGCATTGGCCCCGCGCTTGCCGGAAGTCTTGCGCACGCCGAGCGGCCGGGTGGACTTGGCGCCGCCGATGCTGCTCGCTGATCTGCCGCGGGCGCTGGCGGCGCTGCGCGAACCCGCGCCGCCGCTGGTGATCATCGGCCGGCGCGACGTGCGCTCGAACAACTCGTGGATGCACAACCTGCCGACGCTGGCCAAGGGGCCGTTCCGCGGCGCGATGCAGGTGCATCCGGTCGACGCGCAGCGGCTCGGCCTGGCGGAGGGCGCCTCGGCTTGTGTTCGCCGAGCAGACGACGCCGGGCACCACGATCGCCACATCACCGTGCAGGTCCACGTCGATGACAGCGTGATGCCGGGCGTTGTCTGCCTGCCCCATGGCTGGGGGCATGACCAGCCCGGCACGCGGCTGCACGTCGCCGCCGAGCGGCCGGGGGCGAACCTGAACGCGGTGCTGGACGAGCGGCTGCGGGATCCGCTGTCGGGGAATGCGGTGCTGTCGGGGGTGGCGGTCGTGGTGGAGGCGCTTTCGAGGTCTGCGGCGCACAGATGA
- a CDS encoding DUF2145 domain-containing protein — protein sequence MVRLVAGVWIALAAAPLTSQAGLPRFCDQPAALTAAQQARLLRVSAVVKDVLERSGQSVALVSRTGLDLGRLGLRYSHSGFTLRHSANGPWSVRQLYYACDAGQPKVFDQGLSGFLFGTDNPDSGALSLVFLPPDAAPPLERTVLDTRQALALLGPTYSANAHAWSLRFQNCNQWTVELLAVAQGGLAEADRSAAQDWLRLQRYTPTVIDLGFAPLLWLSTLSPWVHTDDHPADDLQAARFQISMPASIEAFVRDQVPGATRVEVCHAGQRVVVHHGWTPVGDGCTPSDGDTVLALD from the coding sequence GTGGTCCGCCTTGTCGCCGGGGTGTGGATCGCCCTGGCCGCCGCGCCGCTGACCAGCCAGGCCGGCCTGCCGCGTTTCTGTGACCAGCCGGCCGCGCTCACGGCCGCACAACAGGCCCGCCTGCTGCGGGTCAGCGCGGTCGTGAAGGACGTGCTGGAGCGCTCTGGCCAGTCGGTGGCGCTGGTCTCGCGCACCGGGCTGGACCTCGGTCGACTCGGCCTGCGCTACTCGCACAGCGGCTTCACCTTGCGGCACAGCGCCAACGGCCCCTGGTCGGTGCGGCAGCTGTATTACGCCTGCGACGCGGGCCAGCCCAAGGTCTTCGATCAAGGGCTCTCCGGTTTCCTCTTCGGCACCGACAACCCGGACAGCGGCGCCCTGTCGCTGGTCTTCCTGCCGCCGGACGCCGCGCCGCCACTGGAACGCACCGTCCTCGACACCCGGCAGGCGCTGGCGCTGCTCGGCCCGACCTACAGCGCCAATGCCCACGCCTGGAGCCTGCGGTTCCAGAACTGCAACCAGTGGACGGTCGAGCTGCTGGCGGTGGCGCAAGGCGGGCTGGCAGAAGCCGACCGGTCGGCCGCCCAGGACTGGCTCCGGCTGCAGCGCTACACCCCCACCGTGATCGACCTCGGCTTCGCGCCGCTGCTGTGGCTGAGCACCCTCAGCCCGTGGGTCCACACCGACGACCATCCCGCGGACGACCTGCAGGCTGCCCGCTTCCAGATCAGCATGCCGGCGTCGATCGAGGCCTTCGTGCGCGACCAGGTGCCCGGCGCCACGCGGGTCGAGGTCTGCCATGCCGGGCAGCGTGTCGTCGTCCACCACGGCTGGACGCCGGTCGGCGACGGCTGCACCCCAAGCGACGGGGACACCGTCCTCGCGCTCGACTGA
- a CDS encoding 3,4-dehydroadipyl-CoA semialdehyde dehydrogenase: protein MTIITLPPSCTELLLNHLGGRWTAGTGDATPLFDPVLGTELVRVDATGLDLSGGFEHTRRVGGTALRALTYRARAGLLGAIGKVLQANRDAYYEIATANSGTVKNDSAVDIDGAIYTLGTYARLGDALGDRLTLLDGDATPLAKGGAFGSQHVQVPVQGLALFINAFNFPAWGLWEKAAPALLSGVPVVVKPGTSTAWLTQRMVRDVVEAGILPPGALNIVCGSSAGLLDALRPFDVLSFTGSADTAALLRRHPAVAERSVRVNIEADSVNSAVLMPGAVPGSAAFDLLVKEVAREMTVKSGQKCTAIRRIFVPEALYDAAAEAIGARLAKTTVGNPRNEAVRMGSLVSRAQLRSVQDGLATLQQHAQTLFDGRGAALIDADPAIAACIAPVLLGTRDADGTDIVHTTEVFGPVATLLPYRDAAHARALVARGEGSLVCSLYGEDGADSAHALADTALDLAASHGRVHVITPEVATLQSGHGNVMPQSLHGGPGRAGGGEELGGLRALNFYHRRAAVQGSAAVLGGVQASA, encoded by the coding sequence ATGACGATCATCACCCTCCCCCCCTCCTGCACGGAACTGCTCCTCAACCACCTTGGCGGCCGCTGGACGGCTGGCACGGGCGATGCCACGCCACTGTTCGATCCGGTCCTCGGCACCGAACTGGTCCGCGTGGACGCGACGGGTCTGGACCTGTCCGGCGGCTTCGAACACACCCGCCGCGTTGGCGGCACCGCGCTGCGGGCGTTGACGTACCGTGCCCGCGCCGGGCTGCTCGGTGCCATCGGCAAGGTGCTGCAGGCGAACCGCGATGCCTACTACGAGATCGCCACCGCCAACAGCGGCACGGTGAAAAACGACTCCGCCGTGGACATCGACGGTGCGATCTACACGCTCGGCACCTATGCCAGGCTCGGTGATGCGCTGGGTGACCGGCTCACGCTGCTCGACGGCGATGCCACGCCGCTGGCCAAGGGTGGCGCGTTCGGCAGCCAGCACGTGCAGGTGCCGGTGCAGGGGCTGGCGCTGTTCATCAACGCGTTCAATTTCCCGGCCTGGGGCCTGTGGGAAAAGGCGGCACCGGCGCTGCTGTCAGGCGTGCCGGTGGTGGTGAAGCCCGGCACGTCGACCGCATGGCTGACACAGCGCATGGTGCGCGACGTCGTCGAGGCGGGCATCCTGCCGCCGGGCGCGCTGAACATCGTCTGCGGCAGCTCGGCCGGGCTGCTGGATGCGCTGCGGCCGTTCGATGTGCTGTCGTTCACCGGTTCTGCCGACACCGCTGCGCTGCTGCGGCGCCATCCGGCGGTTGCCGAGCGTTCGGTGCGCGTGAACATCGAGGCGGACAGCGTCAACTCGGCCGTGCTGATGCCGGGCGCGGTACCGGGCAGCGCGGCGTTCGACCTGCTGGTCAAGGAAGTCGCGCGCGAGATGACGGTCAAGTCGGGCCAGAAATGCACCGCCATCCGACGGATCTTCGTCCCCGAAGCGCTCTACGACGCCGCGGCGGAAGCCATCGGCGCCCGGCTGGCGAAGACCACGGTCGGCAACCCGCGCAACGAGGCCGTGCGCATGGGCTCGCTCGTCAGCCGCGCGCAACTGCGCAGCGTGCAGGACGGCCTGGCCACGCTGCAGCAACACGCGCAGACGCTGTTCGACGGCCGCGGCGCCGCGCTGATCGATGCCGATCCGGCGATCGCTGCCTGCATCGCCCCGGTGTTGCTCGGCACACGGGACGCCGACGGGACGGACATCGTCCACACCACCGAGGTGTTCGGCCCGGTCGCCACGCTGCTGCCTTATCGCGACGCGGCCCATGCCCGGGCGCTGGTCGCGCGCGGAGAAGGCTCGCTCGTCTGCTCGCTGTATGGCGAAGACGGTGCCGATTCGGCGCATGCGCTGGCCGACACGGCGCTCGACCTGGCTGCCAGCCATGGCCGCGTCCACGTCATCACGCCGGAAGTCGCCACGCTGCAGAGCGGCCACGGCAACGTGATGCCGCAGTCGCTGCACGGCGGTCCCGGCCGCGCGGGCGGCGGGGAAGAACTCGGCGGGCTGAGGGCGTTGAATTTCTATCATCGACGTGCAGCCGTACAGGGGAGCGCGGCGGTGCTGGGCGGCGTTCAGGCGTCTGCTTGA
- a CDS encoding methyl-accepting chemotaxis protein — protein MPHLNNKISHRLAGVLGLLLLTTLAIVGMALWQMGVMRTLSAEVSNNWLPSVETVNQMNANTGELRVAEFQQVLNTDSTRVAALEKTMAQIQAEFEAHHKTYVALISSPEEHKLHDAFDAQWKHYLQFHAQIVELSRKNEQAQARELLEGDAQRTFEAMSKVLDQLVELNQTGARSAAEASESAYLMARNAMVIAAALGLAMAVTAGLWLMRSITGPLQQALQAAHRVADGDLSCVIEHQSQDESGQVLQALQQMQTSLEGVVTKVRDNADSVATASQQIANASQDLSSRTEEQASALEETAATMDELAATVRTNTENAQQADQLARSASAIAVQGGEVVGKVVTTMQNINASSRKISDIIGVIDGIAFQTNILALNAAVEAARAGEQGRGFAVVASEVRSLAQRSAEAAKEIKTLISRSVEQVSHGTDLVDQAGKTMGEIVGSIRRVSDIVTEITTATQEQSLGIQQVGQAISQLDQTTQQNAAMVEESAAAAETLKDQAMQLVQTVAVFRLSGTPSTRASAMPAAPRQTAPQTRAATMPAPRPTFRSAPAHTAVQTSAGTPAAAEPVSDDWAKF, from the coding sequence ATGCCCCACTTGAACAACAAGATCTCCCACCGGCTAGCCGGCGTGCTGGGACTGCTGTTGCTGACCACGCTCGCCATCGTCGGCATGGCGCTATGGCAGATGGGGGTCATGCGCACGCTCAGCGCGGAGGTGTCGAACAACTGGTTGCCCAGCGTCGAGACGGTGAACCAGATGAACGCCAACACCGGCGAGTTGCGTGTTGCCGAGTTCCAGCAGGTGCTGAACACCGACAGCACCAGAGTGGCCGCCCTCGAAAAGACCATGGCCCAGATACAGGCGGAATTCGAGGCGCACCACAAGACCTACGTCGCGCTGATCAGCAGTCCGGAAGAACACAAGCTGCATGACGCCTTCGATGCGCAGTGGAAGCACTACCTGCAGTTCCATGCACAGATCGTGGAGCTGTCGCGCAAGAACGAACAGGCGCAGGCCAGGGAGTTGCTCGAAGGAGACGCGCAGCGCACGTTCGAAGCCATGAGCAAGGTGCTGGACCAGCTCGTCGAGCTGAACCAGACCGGTGCCAGATCCGCCGCCGAGGCGAGCGAGTCGGCCTATCTGATGGCACGCAACGCCATGGTCATCGCGGCCGCACTGGGACTGGCCATGGCCGTGACCGCGGGGTTGTGGCTGATGCGCTCCATCACGGGGCCGCTGCAGCAGGCACTGCAGGCCGCACACCGCGTGGCCGATGGAGACCTGTCCTGCGTGATCGAGCACCAGTCTCAGGACGAATCCGGCCAGGTGCTGCAGGCCTTGCAGCAGATGCAGACCAGCCTGGAAGGCGTGGTCACCAAGGTGCGCGACAACGCCGACAGCGTGGCCACCGCCAGCCAGCAGATCGCCAATGCCAGCCAGGACCTGTCGTCGCGGACCGAGGAACAGGCCAGTGCGCTGGAAGAAACGGCGGCGACCATGGACGAGCTGGCGGCCACCGTGCGCACCAACACCGAGAACGCCCAGCAAGCCGATCAGCTGGCCCGCAGCGCGTCAGCCATCGCCGTGCAGGGTGGCGAGGTGGTGGGCAAGGTGGTCACCACGATGCAGAACATCAACGCCAGTTCGCGCAAGATCAGCGACATCATCGGCGTGATCGACGGCATCGCGTTCCAGACCAACATCCTGGCCCTGAACGCGGCGGTCGAAGCGGCCCGTGCCGGCGAGCAGGGGCGCGGATTTGCCGTGGTGGCCTCCGAGGTCCGCAGCCTGGCGCAGCGCAGTGCCGAGGCCGCCAAGGAAATCAAGACCCTCATCAGTCGCAGCGTCGAGCAGGTGTCACATGGCACCGATCTGGTGGACCAGGCCGGCAAGACCATGGGCGAGATCGTCGGCTCGATCCGGCGGGTCAGCGACATCGTCACGGAAATCACCACCGCGACGCAGGAACAGAGCCTGGGCATCCAGCAGGTCGGCCAGGCCATCAGCCAGCTCGACCAGACCACCCAGCAGAACGCCGCCATGGTCGAGGAGAGTGCGGCCGCGGCCGAGACGCTCAAGGACCAGGCGATGCAGCTGGTGCAGACCGTGGCGGTGTTCCGACTGTCAGGGACGCCGTCGACGCGTGCTTCGGCCATGCCGGCCGCACCGCGCCAGACCGCGCCCCAGACCCGCGCGGCCACCATGCCTGCACCACGGCCGACCTTCAGGTCCGCTCCGGCGCACACCGCCGTCCAGACCTCTGCGGGCACACCGGCCGCGGCCGAGCCGGTCAGCGACGACTGGGCGAAGTTCTGA